The genome window TGAGTTTGCGTGTTGTGCCGTTTTTCTTTTGGTTGAGTAAATATTCTTTATCAATAAAATTTTTATGGTCGGCAAATTTGGTAATCCAACCTAAACCAGCTTCAATGGGCGATGTGGTATCGTCTATATCGTTGCCATAGAGGCAAAAGCCCATTTCGAGGCGCAAGGTGTCACGTGCTGCTAATCCAATGGGTTTAATTCCAAATTCGGCACCCGCTTCAAAAACCGCATTCCAAATATGTTCGGCATCTTTGTTGGCAAAATAAATTTCGCAGCCACCGGCACCGGTATAACCGGTTGTAGAAAGAATTACATCTTTTATGCCTGCAAAATCGAGTTTTTTGAACGTATAATATTCCATATCTAAAATAGGAGTGGATGTGAGTTTTTGCATCGCTTTAAGTGCCAAAGGACCTTGAACGGCTAATTGCGATATTTCGTCAGAAGCATTATAGAGTATAGCTCCGAATTTATTTTGCGATTGTAGCCAGTTCCAATCTTTTTCGATATTGGCAGCATTTACAACGAGTAAATACGTTTCATCATCAATTTTATAAACCAGTAAATCGTCAACAATACCGCCTTTGCCATTTGGGAAACACGAATATTGTACTTTTCCGTTGTATAAAGCGGCAGCATCGTTAGAGGTTACCCATTGTACAAATTCGAGTGCGTGGGGTCCTTTTACCCAAATTTCACCCATATGCGAAACATCAAATACTCCAACCTTTGTTCTTACGGTTACATGTTCTTCAATATCTCCAGCATATTTTAGAGGCATATAAAAACCTGCAAATGGTACCATTTTGGCACCTAATTTTTCATGAATGGATGATAAAGCTGTACGTTTCATATTTAAAATTTTGTAAAATAATTAGTATTTAAGTTTTAGCAAAAGTAATGAGAAAGATTTTAAAATTCAATATAAAAAGGCAGTAAAAATTAAGGTAGATAAAAAAGTATTTTATATTTCGGCAATTACTGTTTTATTACCTTTAACTTTTTGATTTAACGAAACTTTAATGTTTGCATTAAGTGGTAAAAAAATGTCTACTCGCGAACCGAATTTAATAAAACCGAGTTGTTGCCCTTGTATACATTCCATTTCGGGCAATGCGTAAGTAACAATTCGGCGAGCTAATTTGCCTGCAATTTGGCGAATAAGTATTTCTTCGTTATTGTATGTTTTAACTACAGTAGTAAAACGCTCGTTTTCTTCAGATGCTTTTGGCTTCCATGCCACTACATATGTGCCTGGGTGATATTGAGAGTACAAAATCGTGCCGTTTACGGGAATCCAATTAATATGTACATTGAGTGGAGACATAAAAATTGATATTTGAATACGTTCATCGTTAAAATATTCTTTCTCAAATGTTTTTTCAATTACAACCACTTTTCCATCGGCAGGTGCTAAAATTTGTCCATGTTCACAAAAGAAATCTCTTTTTGGTACTCTAAAAAAGAATATAATAATAGCCCATAATAAAAGCGAAATAATACTTATAAAAAGATTTATCCAATACCATTCGGGAAATAAATAATGCATTAAAAAGTTTAATAATAGTAAGAACAATCCCGAAAATCCTATTATTTTTAATCCTTCGCGATGTATTTTAAGCCATATCAATTTTTTTGCATTGTCGTCCATGAATAAATTTTTTCAAAATTAAAATTTTACATCGATAATTGCAAATATATATAAGCAACAGGAGCCGACAAAAAAACGCTGTCGAAACGGTCTAATATACCGCCATGTCCAGGAATGAAATTTCCGGAGTCTTTGAGGTCTAATGTGCGTTTAAAGAGCGATTCAACCAAATCGCCCATAGTACTTGAAAAAATAACTAAAACGGCTAAAATCATCCAGTTTTGCCACGAAAGCATATGAAAAACTTGTGGGAAAAAGAAAGTAAGAGCAACCGTAGCTATTCCTCCGCCTATAGCTCCTTCCCATGATTTTTTGGGTGATATGCGTTCGAAAAGACGATGTTTGCCAAAAGAAACTCCAAATAAATATGCTAATGAATCGTAAAGCCATATAATGGTAAAATATCCTAAAATTATGAAAGGGGAATATATGATCGTTCTTTCAGGATTAAAAAATAAAACATCGCTAACAAAACCTTCGTAGTTTTGAATATCGGTGTTATTTATGTTTAGTAAATCCTGACGTTCAATAAATACCAAATTGTTTAAAAGAGCAATGGGAACGACCAAGTAAACGATGGCTAATAGGCTAAATGCAATATTGTGAATAGGTTTTTTGTGGTAACGATAAAGCTCACCCACAAACAAGAAAAAAATAAATGGAATTATGAAAATGAAAAGCCAACGATTATCAATTAAATTGAGACTAATAAAAAAATGAGTTGTAAAAATTGTCAACCCAATAACAAGTATATATAAGTATGGAATATGGATGTGTAGCCTTTTTACCATTAAATAAAATTCGTAGAGCGATAGTGTAATAATAATGCTCATTAACAAAAAGTATGTAATACTTCCTATATATAGCATTCCTACCATTACTAATAAGAATACTATACCACTAATAGAACGCTGTATAAGATTATTCCAAGCTAACATCAATTCCTTTTAATGTGTTTTTGGCTTCTCCAATTAATTCTACAGGAACATAAATTTCGTATTCGCCAATTAGCAAAGTACTATCTTTTTTATTAATAACGGTATAAGGGATTTGCGATTGTTCAAGTTCATTTTTTATTTTTTCTAAACGAATTTCATCGTTGCAATGCATAAGCAATGCCCAATTTTCATTATTCTTTTTCATGTGATATCGTATTAATATTGATTTCCGATTTTGTTTCCGATATATTTTCTTTTTCTAATTCTTCTTGTGGAGTAGCAAAAGGTCTTTTCCCAAAAATAGCTTCCACATCTTCGGTAAAAATTACTTCTTTTTCAAGGAGTAGTTGAGCTAATTTTTCGAGACCTTCGCGATGTTCGATTAAAATAGATTTAGCTCGTTCGTATTGATTATGAATAATATTTTTAACTTCTTTATCAATAATTTCGGCTGTTTTTTCGCTATAGGGTTTCGAGAACATAAATTCTGATTGTCCTGTACTATCGAAGTAACTAACATTTCCTAAGGTTTCGCTCATACCAAAATATACAATCATAGCGTAGGCTTGCTTAGAGACACGTTCTAAATCATTGAGCGCACCCGTCGATATTTTTCCAAATATTATTTCTTCGGATGCTCTACCGCCTAAAGTAGCACACATTTCATCAAACAGTTGTTCTTTATTTGAAAGTTGTCGTTCTTCGGGTAAGTACCATGCTGCTCCTAAGCTTTTTCCTCGCGGAATAATAGTAACTTTTACAAGAGGGTTGGCATATTGGCAAAACCAACTTACGGTAGCATGTCCGGCTTCGTGAAAAGCAATCACCTTTTTTTCATCGAGGGTAATTACTTTATTTTTTCGTTCTAATCCTCCAACTATTCTATCGATAGCATCGAGAAAGTCTTGGCGTTCGACAATTTTTTTCTCTTTACGAGCAGCTATAAGGGCAGCTTCGTTGCAAATATTTGCAATGTCGGCGCCACTAAAACCAGGTGTTTGTTTGGCTAAAAACGAAATATCGAGTGAAGGGTCGTATTTAATAGGTCTGAGGTGTACTTTAAAAATAGCTTCACGCTCTTTTAGTTCGGGTAATTCGACGTGGATTTGACGGTCGAAACGGCCAGCACGAACCAATGCCTTATCGAGCATATCGGCTCTATTGGTAGCGGCTAAGATAATAACTCCCGAGTTGCTATCAAAACCATCCATTTCGGTAAGTAATTGGTTTAGTGTATTTTCGCGTTCGTCGTTTGAGCCAAAATTAGGATTTCTTCCGCGTGCTCTACCTACGGCATCAATTTCATCGATAAATACAATACAGGGGGCTTTTTCTTTTGCTTGTCGGAACAAATCGCGAACTCGCGAAGCACCTACACCAACAAACATTTCAACAAAATCGGAACCACTAATGGAGAAAAATGGGACATTGGCTTCGCCAGCCACAGCTTTAGCCAATAAGGTTTTACCCGTTCCTGGAGGACCTATTAATAATGCTCCCTTGGGAATTTTGCCACCGAGTTCTGTGTATTTTTTGGGATTTTTTAGAAACTCAACAATCTCTTGAAGTTCAATTTTAGCTTCATCTAAACCGGCTACATCGTTGAAATTTACATTAATACGTGATTCTTTGTCAAAAACTTTTGCTTTCGATTTTCCGATATTAAAAATTTGACTTCCGCCCGATCCTCCTCCTGCCATACGGCGGAAAATGATGATCCAAAAAACGATGAGCAAAATAGGAAGTATTAGCCATGAAAATAAATCGCCCCAAACGTCTTTACGTATTTCTGTTTTTAAAACAACTCGTTGTTCGGGTGGGAAATCGGCTTGAATTTTTTCGAGATTCTCTTGAAAAGCATCGATCGATAAAATAGTTAGATAAAATTGTGGTTGGTTAATACGTAATCCTTTTTGTTTTAGGTTTTTATATTTTTCTGAGTTAAAGGCTTGAGGACGTAAGTAAATTTCTGCAGTTTCTTTATTGACGACAACAATTTTTTCAATCTCATTGGCTGTGATCATTTCTTTTAGTTTGTAGAAATCAATTTCTTCGGGACTCCCACCAAAATCGTAAAATTGTAATATAATAAATCCCAAAAGAATGACCATGTAAATCCAATAAATATTGAATTTAAATTTGGGTAATTTATTTAGTTTCTTTTCGTCCATAATTAAACAGCATTATACGTTATAATTTCTGCATCGGCCCATAATTTTTCAATCTCGTAATATTCACGTGCTTGAGTTTGCATTACATGAACAACAATATTGATATAGTCTAAAATAATCCAATATGCATTTTGTTTACCTTCTACCGAAAAAGGAGCTTCGTTAAGTACTTTTTTTGTTTTTACTTGAATGTTTTCGACAATACTTTCAATTTGAACCGTAGTGTCGGCGCTGCAAATTACAAAATAATCGCTAACCCTTGATTCAAATGAACTAAGGTTTATAGCAATAATATTATGGGCTTTTTTTTCGTCGGCAGCTTCTAATATAACCTCCAATAAGTCTTTGGTGTTTTTTTTATTTTTTAAAACTCGTTTTGCCATATTCTATTTTAGAACTGCAAAGTTACAAATAATTTTGTAAAGAAATTTTCGAAAAAACTGATTTTAACCTATACATAATATTCAAATAATACTCTACCTTTACTCCATATTTTTAAAATATAATAATAATTATCAACATACTGTAAAACAAATAATTACAATCATGAGCAAAGTAAAAAATGCAATTGAACTTGAAAGCGCAGTAGTTAAATTTGTAGGTGATTCGGGCGATGGAATGCAACTAGTCGGAACCCTTTTTGCCGATACTACTGCTTACGATGGAAATGATTTAGCTACATTTCCTGATTATCCAGCAGAAATTCGCCCTCCGCAAAATACAATCGTTGGAGTATCGGGTTTTCAAGTACATTTTGGAAGTAAAAAAATTTTAACTTTCGGGGAAAAACTCGATTTATTAGTTGCACTAAATCCTGCTTCGTTAAAGGCAAATCTTAAATGGACTAAAGCAGACACGGTAATTTTAGTTGATGTTGATGCATTTGACGAAAGTGCGCTCGAAAAATCGGGTTATTCATCGAATCCTTTAACCGATGGAAGTTTAAAAGGCCGAAAGCTGATACAAGTTCCAGTTACTACCCTTATTAAGGAAAAGACAGCTTCGTTAGGCATTGATAATAAAACCGCTCTTCGAACCCGCAACATGTTAATGTTAGGCTTAGCATTACGCGTTTTTAACAAAAGAACAGACTATTGTGAGCGTTACATCGATAAAAAATTCGGCAACAAAGGCAATGTTGCTGAATTAAATAAAATGATTCTAAAAGTTGGTTATGACTATTTTGATAAACTTCCAAGCGAAGAAAAAATTAGCTTTTATGTAGCTCAAGCCAAACTCGAAAAAGGTAAATACAGAAATATAAATGGAAATACCGCCACTGCATGGGGGTTAATAGCTGCTGCCGAACGTGCTAATTTACAGTTGTATTTAGGTTCATATCCTATTACACCTGCAACCGAGATCTTAATGGAACTTGCAAAACACAAATCGTTAGGAGTTAAAGTTGTTCAAGCAGAAGATGAAATAGCAGGTATTACTTCAGCTATAGGTGCAAGTTTTGCAGGAGCATTAGCAGCTACTTCTACTTCTGGTCCTGGCTTATCGCTAAAAAGTGAGGCACTCGGTTTAGCTGTTATGCTCGAATTACCCTTGGTAGTGGTTAATGTACAGCGTGGAGGTCCATCGACTGGATTACCTACAAAATCGGAACAAGCCGATTTAGTTCAGGCATTGTATGGTCGTAATGGCGAAGCTCCTATGTTGATTATGGCAGCAGATTCGCCTGCCGATTGTTTTTATTCAGCATTTATGGCAGCCAAACTTAGTGTTGAACATATGACTCCTTGTATTTTACTTACCGATGGGTCATTAGGAAATGGTTCCGAGTTGTTTAAAATTCCTGATGTAAATACCATGCCCGAAATAAAACCACCTTATGCACAACCTAATACTCAATATCAGCCATACGAACGCAACCCCGAAACCTTAGCTCGTTATTGGGCAATACCTGGTACTGAAGGTTTGCGTCATCGTATAGGTGGATTAGAAAAAGAAAATATTACAGGAATTGTTAGTACTGATCCTGATAATCATGAGCTTATGGTTAAGTTGCGAGCCGAAAAAGTACAGCGTATAGCCAATTATATTCCCGATCAAGAAGTTTTTGGTGAACAAGAAGGCGATTTGCTTGTTGTAAGTTGGGGTGGCACTAAAGGTGTAATTCGTGAATCGGTAATTGAAATGCAAAAGGAAGGTAAAAAAGTGAGCCATGCACATTTTCGTTATATAATGCCATTACCCAAAAATACCCAACAAATATTTTCAAAATTTAAAAAAATAATTGTTTGTGAGCTTAACAGTGGTCAATTTGTAGGATATTTGAGGGCTACTTTACCACAATTTAAATACGATCAAGCCAATAAGGTACAATCGTTGCCTTTCTTTATTGATGAATTAAAAGAAAAATACTATAAATTATTGGAGGAATAAACTATGTCACCTATTATAAATAGTATCGAACGTTCAAACGTTGAACTTACCAAAGAAGATTTTGTTAGCGGATTGCCGGTAAAATGGTGTCCTGGTTGTGGAGCTCATGCCATATTAGCTGCAGTAGAAAATGTTTTTCCAAAAATTGGCTACAAAAAAGAAAATTTTACTATTGTTTCGGGTATAGGTTGTTCGTCACGATTCCCATATTATGTTAATACTTATGGATTTCATGGCATTCATGGTAGAGCGCATGCTATTGCTACCGGCGTAAAAGTGGCCAACCCTAAACTTAGTGTTTGGATAGCAACCGGCGATGGCGACTCTATGGCTATTGGTGGAAACCATTTTATACATATTATTCGTCGAAATGTAGATGTAAATATTATTTTATTTAATAATATGATTTATGGTTTAACCAAAGGGCAATATTCGCCAACTACTCCAATGGGTTCAGTTACTAAAACTTCGCCCTATGGTACCATTGAACATCCTTTTAATACAGGAGAATTAGTAATGGGGGCACAAGGAACCTTCTTTGCTCGTGTTCCTGATAATAATGTTAAACTTATGACTGAAGTATTATTTGAAGCAGCTAAACACGATGGCACTTCAGTTGTTGAAGTATTTCAAAATTGTGTTATTTTTAATGATAAAGTTCATGCTCAAATAACATCGAAAGAATATAAAGACGAAAATCAGGTAATTCTTAAAAATGGCGAACCCATTATTTTTGGTGCCAATAAAGATAAGGGTATCCGATTAAATGGCACACGCTTAGAAGTGGTTAAAATTGGAGAAAAAGGTGTTACCGAAGAAGATCTATTAGTTCATGATCAATATCAACAAGATCCTGGTATACATTTAATGCTTGCAAAAATGGGACCTCCTCATTTTCCTGTAGCAATGGGAGTTATACGTTCTGCTATGTATCCTACTTACGATGACCTTGTTGAAATGCAGATAGAAGAAGCCAAAAAGACAAGTAAAATTAAATGTGTTAATGATTTATTAAATAGTGGTGATACCTTTGAAATTAGCTAAAATTTATTATTTAATATTTAAAAAAGGCTGTCTAATGGGCAGCCTTTTTTATTATGATATTTGTAATAGTTTTAGAATAATCCTGAAATATTTCCTTCGTTGTCAATATCAATTAGTTCTGCACTTGGTACATCGGGTAGCCCAGGCATACGCATAATGGTACCAGCAATTGGAATAATAAATCCAGCTCCAGCGGCAATTTCTATTTCTCTAATTTTAATTGTAAAATCGCGAGGACGTCCTTTTTTAGCTGGATCGTCAGATAACGATTTTTGAGTTTTGGCCATGCAAATTGGAAATTTGTTGAATCCTAATTCATTGATTTTTTGAATGGTTTGTTTTGCTTGTAATGAATATTCTACGTTTTTGGCACCATACATTTTGGTTGCAATGGTTTCTATTTTTTGTTCAACCGACCATTCAAAATCATACAATGGTTTAAAGCATGTTTTACATGCGTCTGCTTTTTTAGCCACTATATGCGCAAGCTCTTCTGCACCAGCGCCGCCCTTAGCCCAAACTTCGATAACAGAAACATCAATACCCATTTGTTGGCAATGTTGTTTTACCACATTTAATTCTTCTTCGGT of Bacteroidales bacterium contains these proteins:
- a CDS encoding ATP-dependent metallopeptidase FtsH/Yme1/Tma family protein, with translation MDEKKLNKLPKFKFNIYWIYMVILLGFIILQFYDFGGSPEEIDFYKLKEMITANEIEKIVVVNKETAEIYLRPQAFNSEKYKNLKQKGLRINQPQFYLTILSIDAFQENLEKIQADFPPEQRVVLKTEIRKDVWGDLFSWLILPILLIVFWIIIFRRMAGGGSGGSQIFNIGKSKAKVFDKESRINVNFNDVAGLDEAKIELQEIVEFLKNPKKYTELGGKIPKGALLIGPPGTGKTLLAKAVAGEANVPFFSISGSDFVEMFVGVGASRVRDLFRQAKEKAPCIVFIDEIDAVGRARGRNPNFGSNDERENTLNQLLTEMDGFDSNSGVIILAATNRADMLDKALVRAGRFDRQIHVELPELKEREAIFKVHLRPIKYDPSLDISFLAKQTPGFSGADIANICNEAALIAARKEKKIVERQDFLDAIDRIVGGLERKNKVITLDEKKVIAFHEAGHATVSWFCQYANPLVKVTIIPRGKSLGAAWYLPEERQLSNKEQLFDEMCATLGGRASEEIIFGKISTGALNDLERVSKQAYAMIVYFGMSETLGNVSYFDSTGQSEFMFSKPYSEKTAEIIDKEVKNIIHNQYERAKSILIEHREGLEKLAQLLLEKEVIFTEDVEAIFGKRPFATPQEELEKENISETKSEININTISHEKE
- a CDS encoding 2-oxoacid:acceptor oxidoreductase subunit alpha, whose protein sequence is MSKVKNAIELESAVVKFVGDSGDGMQLVGTLFADTTAYDGNDLATFPDYPAEIRPPQNTIVGVSGFQVHFGSKKILTFGEKLDLLVALNPASLKANLKWTKADTVILVDVDAFDESALEKSGYSSNPLTDGSLKGRKLIQVPVTTLIKEKTASLGIDNKTALRTRNMLMLGLALRVFNKRTDYCERYIDKKFGNKGNVAELNKMILKVGYDYFDKLPSEEKISFYVAQAKLEKGKYRNINGNTATAWGLIAAAERANLQLYLGSYPITPATEILMELAKHKSLGVKVVQAEDEIAGITSAIGASFAGALAATSTSGPGLSLKSEALGLAVMLELPLVVVNVQRGGPSTGLPTKSEQADLVQALYGRNGEAPMLIMAADSPADCFYSAFMAAKLSVEHMTPCILLTDGSLGNGSELFKIPDVNTMPEIKPPYAQPNTQYQPYERNPETLARYWAIPGTEGLRHRIGGLEKENITGIVSTDPDNHELMVKLRAEKVQRIANYIPDQEVFGEQEGDLLVVSWGGTKGVIRESVIEMQKEGKKVSHAHFRYIMPLPKNTQQIFSKFKKIIVCELNSGQFVGYLRATLPQFKYDQANKVQSLPFFIDELKEKYYKLLEE
- the rsfS gene encoding ribosome silencing factor, translating into MAKRVLKNKKNTKDLLEVILEAADEKKAHNIIAINLSSFESRVSDYFVICSADTTVQIESIVENIQVKTKKVLNEAPFSVEGKQNAYWIILDYINIVVHVMQTQAREYYEIEKLWADAEIITYNAV
- a CDS encoding phosphatidylserine decarboxylase family protein, which gives rise to MDDNAKKLIWLKIHREGLKIIGFSGLFLLLLNFLMHYLFPEWYWINLFISIISLLLWAIIIFFFRVPKRDFFCEHGQILAPADGKVVVIEKTFEKEYFNDERIQISIFMSPLNVHINWIPVNGTILYSQYHPGTYVVAWKPKASEENERFTTVVKTYNNEEILIRQIAGKLARRIVTYALPEMECIQGQQLGFIKFGSRVDIFLPLNANIKVSLNQKVKGNKTVIAEI
- a CDS encoding 2-oxoacid:ferredoxin oxidoreductase subunit beta; this translates as MSPIINSIERSNVELTKEDFVSGLPVKWCPGCGAHAILAAVENVFPKIGYKKENFTIVSGIGCSSRFPYYVNTYGFHGIHGRAHAIATGVKVANPKLSVWIATGDGDSMAIGGNHFIHIIRRNVDVNIILFNNMIYGLTKGQYSPTTPMGSVTKTSPYGTIEHPFNTGELVMGAQGTFFARVPDNNVKLMTEVLFEAAKHDGTSVVEVFQNCVIFNDKVHAQITSKEYKDENQVILKNGEPIIFGANKDKGIRLNGTRLEVVKIGEKGVTEEDLLVHDQYQQDPGIHLMLAKMGPPHFPVAMGVIRSAMYPTYDDLVEMQIEEAKKTSKIKCVNDLLNSGDTFEIS
- a CDS encoding phosphatidate cytidylyltransferase, producing the protein MLAWNNLIQRSISGIVFLLVMVGMLYIGSITYFLLMSIIITLSLYEFYLMVKRLHIHIPYLYILVIGLTIFTTHFFISLNLIDNRWLFIFIIPFIFFLFVGELYRYHKKPIHNIAFSLLAIVYLVVPIALLNNLVFIERQDLLNINNTDIQNYEGFVSDVLFFNPERTIIYSPFIILGYFTIIWLYDSLAYLFGVSFGKHRLFERISPKKSWEGAIGGGIATVALTFFFPQVFHMLSWQNWMILAVLVIFSSTMGDLVESLFKRTLDLKDSGNFIPGHGGILDRFDSVFLSAPVAYIYLQLSM
- the gcvT gene encoding glycine cleavage system aminomethyltransferase GcvT encodes the protein MKRTALSSIHEKLGAKMVPFAGFYMPLKYAGDIEEHVTVRTKVGVFDVSHMGEIWVKGPHALEFVQWVTSNDAAALYNGKVQYSCFPNGKGGIVDDLLVYKIDDETYLLVVNAANIEKDWNWLQSQNKFGAILYNASDEISQLAVQGPLALKAMQKLTSTPILDMEYYTFKKLDFAGIKDVILSTTGYTGAGGCEIYFANKDAEHIWNAVFEAGAEFGIKPIGLAARDTLRLEMGFCLYGNDIDDTTSPIEAGLGWITKFADHKNFIDKEYLLNQKKNGTTRKLIGFEMIDKGIPRHEYELCDEQGNKIGHVTSGTMSPMLKIGIGMGYVKTEFSKPDSIIYVKVRDKLLKAKVVKFPFYKG